In Pseudomonas oryzihabitans, the DNA window CCTGACCCGTGATCGCCAGGGCCGACTGCTGGCCTGCGAGCACGGCGGGCGCCGCATCACCCGCACCGAGTACGACGGCAGCCTGACGGTGCTGGCCGACCAATTTGCCGGTAAGCCCCTGAACTCGCCCAACGACATCGTGGTGAAGGGCGACGACAGCATCTGGTTCACCGATCCGCCCTTCGGCCTGGTCAGCGACTACATGGGGCGCCAGGGCACGGCGGAGTTACCCGGCAATTTGTATCGCCTGGATCCGGACGGCCAGCTGCACTGTGTCGCCGAAGACCTCGAAGGCCCCAATGGCCTGGCCTTCTCGCCGGATGAACGCACCCTCTATCTGGTCGAATCTCGCGCACGCCCGCGCCGGATCGTGGCCTATGACGTCGATGACCAGAACCATCTGACCGGTCGACGCGAACTCATCGATGCCGGCAGTGGGCTACCCGACGGCCTACGTGTGGACGTGGACGGCAATCTCTGGTGTGGCTGGGGCGCTGCCGAGCCAGGACTGGATGGTGTCCGTGTCTTCGCTCCGGACGGCACCGCCATCGGCCACATCGACCTGCCTGAACGCTGCGCCAACCTCTGCTTTGGCGGCCCACGGCGCAATCGCCTGCTGATGGCCTCCACCACCTCGCTCTACGCGCTGTTCGTCAATACCCGCGGCCTGTAGCGGCCGCACCTGCCTGGAAGCCACCATGAAAAAAACAAGATCCGCTTCGCTCCTCGTGACCACCGGCCTGGCCGGTCTGGTGAGCCTCGCCCCGACCGTCGACGCCGCTGAACTGAAGATCATCGCCAGCGGCGCGCTCAAGGGCGCCATGGCGCAGTTGCAGCCAGCTTATGAGAAGGCCACTGGCAACACCCTGACCATCGCCTGGGGCCCCTCGATGGGCACTTCACCGGAATCCATTCCTGAACGCATCAAGCACAGGGAACCCATGGACCTGGCCATCATGGCCGACGAGACCCTTGCCCTGCTCGGCCCCACGGGCGTCTTCGACATGGCGAGTCGCCGCGAAATCGCCGAATCCCGTATTGGCGTAGGGGTGCCCAAGGGCCGCGCTCACCCTGATGTGAGCACGGTGGCGGCCTTGCGTACGGCGCTCTTGCAGGCGCCCCGGATCGCCTACTCCCAGGGGGCCAGCGGCGTCTTCGTGCGAAACGAGCTGTTCCAGCGCCTGGGCATCAGCGAGCAGGTCAAGGGCAAGACGCTCGAGATTCAGGGCAAGGAGCTGGTGGGTACCGCCCTCGCCCGGGGCGATGCCGACATCGGCATGCAGCAGGTCAGCGAGCTCAAGGTGACTCCTGGCGTCGACTATCTCGGCCCGCTGCCGGAAGAGGTGCAAAAGGTCAGCCGCTTCTGCGCTGCGATAGCGAGTAACACTCCTCACACTCAGGTCGCCAGCGAATTCGTGGCCTTCCTGGGCAGTCCCGCTGCCCGTCATCTGCTGGTCGAAAGCGGCCTCGAACCCATCGCTGGAGCTCACCCATGAATATCCCTGCTTCCCTGCTGTTGGCCGGCTCCCTGACATTGGCCAGTGCCCTGGCCTACGCGGTACCGGTATCGCCACCTCTGACCCAGACGCTGGTAAAGCACGATAACGTTCAGATCGAGGTCAATGCCCAAGGTAAAGGTCCCGTGATCGTGATGCTGCCCTCTCTCGGCCGCTCGGGGCGCGACTACGATCAGGTGGCCGCCTACCTGGTCGAGCAGGGTTTCCGCATCGTACGGCCCGAGCCCCGGGGCATAGGCCGTAGCCGGGGCCCCATGGACAGTCTTTCGGTTCACGACTTCGCCCACGATGTCGCCGCCGTGGTTGAGCACGAACACCAAGGTCCAGTGGTGGTGGTCGGCCATGCCTGGGGCAACTTCCCGGCGCGGCAGCTCGCGGTGGATCGTCCGGACCTGGTTCGCGGCGTGGTCCTGGCCGCCGCCTCGGCCGGCAAGGTGCCACCCGGTTCGACCGAAAAGCCGATCAACGCCGAGATGCGCCAGGCCATCGACGGCGCCGGGGACCCGTCGCTGTCCGAAGCACAGCGCCTGGTCTATCTGCGCAAGGCCTTCTTCGCCCCGGGCAACGATCCGCGCCTCTGGCTGAATGGCTGGCATGAAGCCACCCACGAAGCC includes these proteins:
- a CDS encoding substrate-binding domain-containing protein; translation: MKKTRSASLLVTTGLAGLVSLAPTVDAAELKIIASGALKGAMAQLQPAYEKATGNTLTIAWGPSMGTSPESIPERIKHREPMDLAIMADETLALLGPTGVFDMASRREIAESRIGVGVPKGRAHPDVSTVAALRTALLQAPRIAYSQGASGVFVRNELFQRLGISEQVKGKTLEIQGKELVGTALARGDADIGMQQVSELKVTPGVDYLGPLPEEVQKVSRFCAAIASNTPHTQVASEFVAFLGSPAARHLLVESGLEPIAGAHP
- a CDS encoding SMP-30/gluconolactonase/LRE family protein, which encodes MDAIEWQPSRRVPDPAVRELDSRFAQYRLAHAKVERLATGMRWAEGPVWFGDGRYLLFTDLPNDRILRWDEATETLGVFRQPAHQANGLTRDRQGRLLACEHGGRRITRTEYDGSLTVLADQFAGKPLNSPNDIVVKGDDSIWFTDPPFGLVSDYMGRQGTAELPGNLYRLDPDGQLHCVAEDLEGPNGLAFSPDERTLYLVESRARPRRIVAYDVDDQNHLTGRRELIDAGSGLPDGLRVDVDGNLWCGWGAAEPGLDGVRVFAPDGTAIGHIDLPERCANLCFGGPRRNRLLMASTTSLYALFVNTRGL
- a CDS encoding alpha/beta fold hydrolase, which translates into the protein MNIPASLLLAGSLTLASALAYAVPVSPPLTQTLVKHDNVQIEVNAQGKGPVIVMLPSLGRSGRDYDQVAAYLVEQGFRIVRPEPRGIGRSRGPMDSLSVHDFAHDVAAVVEHEHQGPVVVVGHAWGNFPARQLAVDRPDLVRGVVLAAASAGKVPPGSTEKPINAEMRQAIDGAGDPSLSEAQRLVYLRKAFFAPGNDPRLWLNGWHEATHEAESHARNTTPVDDYFAAGKAPILDLQGEADAVAPRRFSGVLKSMLGDRVQVEVLKNAGHAMAPEQPKAMADAIGAFARTCYEQPPHS